One Pseudostreptobacillus hongkongensis DNA window includes the following coding sequences:
- the nagA gene encoding N-acetylglucosamine-6-phosphate deacetylase, which translates to MIIKNAKIFDGEKFIPENAVILEGDKIKKVTTVKDLTDEDLSKHEVIDIDGKILSPGFIDLQLNGCGGVLFNDEITKETLEVMNETNKKYGTTSFLPTLITSPDEKILKALELMKELKDTKEEIGVLGLHIEGPYISIEKKGVHRPDYIRVLADKVIDKIAEVGYDGVKIMTIAPENAVVKHLEKLQKSGINLALGHTNATYEQLVEKEQYFTHATHFFNAMRPFDSREPGVIGYLLDKKTIQCGIIVDGMHASFPSVRVAKEVMKSNMYLVTDAVSPMGTDMTEFMFEGHRVFHKDGKCFTETGNLGGSALDMITGIKNLVQKVRISEEEALRMATSYPARVVQVNDRYGHIKEGYIADLTFYNSDYKVEGTIAKGKLTRY; encoded by the coding sequence ATGATAATTAAGAATGCTAAGATTTTTGATGGTGAAAAGTTTATACCAGAAAATGCAGTTATTTTAGAAGGTGATAAGATTAAAAAAGTTACTACTGTAAAAGATTTAACTGATGAAGATTTATCTAAACATGAAGTTATTGATATAGATGGAAAGATACTTTCACCAGGATTTATTGATTTACAACTTAATGGTTGTGGAGGAGTTTTATTTAACGATGAAATAACAAAAGAAACTTTAGAAGTAATGAATGAAACAAATAAAAAATATGGAACAACATCTTTTTTACCTACATTAATTACAAGTCCAGATGAAAAAATATTAAAAGCTTTAGAGTTAATGAAAGAATTAAAAGATACTAAAGAAGAAATAGGAGTATTAGGATTACATATTGAAGGTCCGTATATTAGTATTGAGAAAAAAGGTGTACATAGACCAGACTACATTAGAGTATTAGCTGATAAAGTTATAGATAAAATTGCTGAAGTTGGTTATGATGGAGTTAAAATTATGACTATAGCACCTGAAAATGCAGTTGTTAAACATTTAGAAAAATTACAAAAAAGTGGAATTAATTTAGCTTTAGGTCATACAAATGCAACATATGAACAACTTGTTGAAAAAGAACAATATTTCACACATGCTACTCATTTCTTTAATGCTATGAGACCATTTGATTCAAGAGAGCCAGGAGTTATAGGTTATCTTTTAGATAAAAAAACTATACAATGTGGAATTATAGTTGACGGAATGCATGCAAGCTTCCCTTCTGTAAGAGTTGCAAAAGAAGTAATGAAATCAAATATGTATTTAGTTACTGATGCAGTTTCTCCTATGGGAACAGATATGACAGAGTTTATGTTTGAAGGACATAGAGTATTCCATAAAGATGGTAAATGTTTCACAGAAACAGGTAATTTAGGTGGCTCAGCATTAGATATGATTACTGGAATTAAAAATTTAGTTCAAAAAGTAAGAATTAGTGAAGAAGAAGCATTACGTATGGCTACATCTTATCCAGCACGTGTTGTTCAAGTTAATGATAGATATGGTCATATTAAAGAAGGATATATAGCAGATTTAACTTTCTATAACTCAGATTATAAAGTAGAAGGTACTATAGCTAAAGGAAAACTTACTAGATATTAG
- a CDS encoding DUF2130 domain-containing protein codes for MNEIKCPHCGKVFTVDEESYSNIQQQIRNNEFEKELHLRLEEINSRHNLELENEKTKLESILKEESSRVLNIKEKEILKLQSKLSSFDVHKNIEKKEIEENFSNKLIQKDKEIQELKNQVSNFEIQKSFEKQELEMKYTNLINGKEKIISEMNTKLTLVEKENELEKKSIKDRYEIELKQKDETIEYYKDFKAKQSTKMIGESLEQHCEISFNRLRPVAFPNAIFGKDNDASSGSKGDYIYREFDEDGVEIISIMFEMKNEADTTSTKKKNDNFFKELDKDRNEKNCEYAILVSLLEAESELYNDGIVDVSYQYPKMYVIRPQFFIPIISMLRNAALNSLKYKKEVAMIKEQNIDITNFEEDLNNFKMAFSKNYKSASEKFKTAIDEIDKTISHLQKVKDALVSSENNLRIANNKAEDITIKKLTRKNPTMKLKFEELKK; via the coding sequence ATGAATGAAATAAAATGTCCTCATTGTGGGAAAGTATTTACTGTAGATGAGGAAAGCTATAGTAATATACAACAACAAATTAGAAATAATGAATTTGAAAAAGAATTACATTTAAGATTAGAAGAGATTAATTCTAGACATAATTTAGAATTAGAAAACGAAAAAACTAAATTAGAGAGTATATTAAAGGAAGAAAGTAGTAGAGTTCTTAATATTAAAGAAAAAGAAATTTTAAAACTACAATCTAAACTTTCTAGTTTTGATGTGCATAAAAATATTGAAAAAAAAGAGATAGAAGAAAACTTTTCTAATAAACTTATTCAAAAGGATAAGGAAATACAGGAATTAAAAAATCAAGTCTCTAATTTTGAAATACAAAAAAGTTTTGAAAAACAAGAACTTGAAATGAAATATACTAATTTAATTAATGGTAAAGAAAAAATAATAAGTGAAATGAATACAAAATTAACTTTAGTTGAAAAAGAAAATGAATTAGAGAAAAAATCAATTAAAGATAGATATGAAATAGAACTTAAACAAAAAGATGAAACTATAGAATACTATAAAGATTTTAAAGCTAAACAATCTACTAAGATGATAGGAGAAAGTTTAGAACAACATTGTGAGATTTCATTTAATAGATTAAGACCTGTAGCTTTTCCTAATGCTATTTTTGGTAAGGACAATGATGCTAGTAGTGGAAGTAAAGGAGACTATATTTACAGAGAATTTGATGAAGATGGTGTTGAAATAATATCTATAATGTTTGAAATGAAAAATGAAGCAGATACAACATCAACTAAAAAGAAAAATGATAACTTTTTTAAAGAACTTGATAAAGATAGAAATGAAAAAAATTGTGAATATGCTATACTTGTGTCATTACTTGAAGCTGAAAGTGAGCTATATAACGATGGTATAGTTGATGTGAGTTACCAATATCCTAAGATGTATGTTATAAGGCCACAATTTTTCATACCAATAATAAGTATGTTAAGAAATGCAGCTCTAAACTCATTGAAATACAAAAAAGAAGTTGCTATGATTAAAGAACAAAATATAGACATTACTAATTTTGAAGAAGATCTTAATAATTTTAAAATGGCATTTTCCAAAAATTATAAGTCTGCAAGTGAAAAGTTTAAAACAGCTATAGATGAAATAGATAAAACTATAAGTCATTTACAAAAGGTAAAAGATGCTCTTGTATCTTCGGAAAATAATTTAAGAATTGCAAATAATAAGGCAGAAGATATAACAATAAAAAAATTGACTCGTAAAAATCCGACTATGAAATTAAAGTTTGAAGAGTTGAAAAAGTAA